GTTGTAGTGCTTCCAAGGCGGTGGAACCGTGGAAGGGGCTGTATGCTCTCAAAGCGTCCAAGTACGTGCCGTCGACTTGGTGGCGGAAATGCGTCTCGATGCAATGAACCTACTTTTGCAGCCGATCGCCTGCCAGTTACCATCATCGAACCACGGGTcctgtttattttaattttttggtggTTGCTGCATGAGCATGACTAGCCATTACGCAACGAGCATTGGTTCGTGGCGATTTTTGCACCTGGACTGCAATTTGGATCAAGTTCAAGCATATTTTGATGATCATTACAAGTAGCGTTTGTAGTTGTGTGAATGGATGGCGTGGGTGGAGTCCAAAGTAAGAAACAAGACAACATTAGCTGATGATGTTGCCAACGGCCAAGCAAAGAAGTGGGTGACGATATACGGTGAGGGAGAACCAGAAAAATGAGCAGCAATGGCACATCAACGAGGGCAACGTGGTCTTGACTGTGTGCATCCTAACCAGGCGTAGAGGCCGGATTTAATAAAAGAGCACGGCTAAAACACAATATCCCGTTGGATGGGATAATTAATAAACGGGTATATAGCAGTCCGGCGTCGATGCATCACACAAAGTCATTTAACAATCTCGTCTAAACGGAACGCCGTTCTTCAGTCTTTCTGTTAATAAAATGcattatctaaataaataacgGGGCAACGTGGTGCACGGATGGTGTGGTCGTCCTTCTTGTGCCAACAGTACACAGAAAATGGCATGTCCTACAATATCGTTTTGCTACACCTATTAATTCCTATTGACTGgttcatatgaaaaaaaaaagaaacaacgcACACTCATGAGTCATGACGTCAGTTTTAACATTTACTTGTAAATCGTCGAAACAAACCAGAGAAGTCATCGGGTTTTCTTGTTCGGAAAGAGGGGGAAAAATATCTTTAGCGGCCATTTCATGCTCCATACTAAATAATTACCGCCAAATCAATGAGATTTGACCGTGTTTTACCGACACGCTGTCACGTTATCCGTATCTCTGCACTGCCAACTAAACTATTTTCCTGCTCTACACCATCGTCTAAGTTTTATCTTTTCCTTATGCgcataagtcaaaattttaaatttacagttaattttagatttttatcattaaaatttattttctattatttacttttagattgttaaaaatacatatataaaatttttatttataaattattttttatttggagaTACGCCAAACCAAACAATGAGGCCCTATTGCCCTAATTGTTAGAAATACACGTAACGCTAGATACAAATTACTTCATCTGTTTTatgttacaaaatattataaaatttattttaaaatttatctatataaattaacatatatgttttatatatggaaATTTAGGGAAGACCAAAATATGCTCCTTATAATCTAAACGAGGGGTAATACAAAACTAGAGATTACACAAGAAATCGacgataattaaaaatatagataaactgACGAGCGAGTGAGAACAGTTCCCGCTTGCCCCGCGCGGCCGCGAAAAGCCCACGAATTCCACGTAGTACGTGCAAACATCTGACGTGACCGTGCGATGCTGCGAGTGACAACGCAATGATGCGGTGGCCTTATCCAGAGACAGGATATATCGACTTGACATATGGAGCCTGCAGAATTGACACCGGACTTTGACGTCCAATCCAACCGGAATTATCACGATTTTCTCTCCCTGCTGATCGAGTCCATTAACCCGTCAAATTACTCTACTTACGAAATTAATTGTGATTATGTCACGtccttattttttctataaatgaTAGGATGTTAAACACAAATAGCACGGGCAGTTGGTaccattttattcataaagaAAGCGCATTGTTAGATGAGCAGTACATTTTACTAgtatagtaaaatttatatctaaccatatatttttataagtatattaaatattttattctaaactttattaagatatatatattaatttatctattttaaaatggtatATGTCACATAATtttattgatgagttatatattttagtttcaaatTTATTCTTATACAATTTTTACTACACCTCCTACTGGTTTACTATAACAAAATCAGATCTGTTGTATCAAAATTAATAGACGACTCACAATCATTCAATCATTCAAGttaccttaaaaaaatcctattgaatatatttaaaaaataaacggaGGGAGCATTCATTTTCATTGTGTTTATGCTTGGTACACAACCACATAGCATGTACAGTATGTagctatgtttttcttttctttgaacCGATATGCGCGATACTGACGAAAGCTTCAGGCATTATCATGTATGTGGCGCCATGGACAGTGCAGGCAGCAACCTTTGATTCTTTGTACTATCATATCATGTGCATATCAAACGAGATTCAGTATAGTACATAAGCAATTTTTCCTAGCCACAAATTAATTGACaggttatttttttacttgtacgTTCTAATTGCTATCCTTCTTAATTCCGGCCCAATGACCATTATACATACCTGTCACTCCTCTAATTAGGTGTGGCCAAATAAAGCTAAAATCAGGCTCATCAATAATACACCCTAAAGTAAGGATTTGAGTGTTGAAGTGGGGACACAGACGATCAGGGAGAAGATcacattttgaatttttgatacATCTGCTCAGAGACTTGTTTGGTCCTTTTCTGATATGTTCAGATATGCACTCTATACAGTAGTGATCAATCGATCGTAGAGCCACAGGTGTAAAGTGAAACATTATCTGGATAACGTGGTGTGGGCATTTGTCTAGTGTTTATTAGTAGTATATTGACTTGGAGATGGAGGATGAACCttgacaatatttttattcggTGAGGAAAGTTGAGAGAGATATTTGCCACTTCCTGGTCTCTTCATCGTGATTCATTATATATTCAGGTGATCGATCCTCCAAAGATAATTGATTATTATATAGCAGGTCAATATGGCTTGCTTTGTTATGCTCCCGTGCAATTATGCGTTTTGTTTAGTGAGCATTTGTCTGTTGGGCTAGTGGGGGTTAAAACTAGTCAGCCTATCATGTTTACTCCGAAAGATTTCACTAATTAACCTTAGGTATAATTAGCCAACGTTAAAACATTTACGCATGGAGGAAGTATGTTTTCACATTTGGACGGCAGCAGAAGTGCTCGTTCGGTAAAAAGAGGGTAGAGAGGAACCATACATGATTTTCTGCAAGAGGGAAGCAAGCGAGCAATTAAAAGTAGACGACGGAGAAAATACAACAGCAGTTGCAGCTGGAAGTTGGAAGTGTTGTGGTTCGCGCGAAGCGGATggatgggccgggccgggaCCGGAGAGGACGGAGGAGCGAGTTCCGGGTGGGGGAGGGGCATCGAATGCGAATGCGGAGAGGGCCGCGGCCTCCCGTCGAACAAACGAATGGGCCGCGGCCGGTTCAGGTTGGCCCAAAGGATCATTGTCGCCTAGGGTTATAGCGTGGTGtgctttttacaaaaattataaccatgttattataattttataaaattcgAGCTTacctatatattatatattattgagATACCGATAATATACTTTAATCTTTACAAATAAGCGTGGTGAGAGTCATCTCGGAGTCAGAGAAGCAACTACACATTCGTCACCAAGATAAGGAAAGCTACCACCGGCAGGCAACACGCGTGCCGTACCGCCGTTTGGTGCTATGCTCTCTACGGTCGTTATGGTGTGCTGTACGTAACATCACCCATACATACTTATCCTCTCAGCACATAGACATCAGGCCAGGCGACGCAGCCACACAGGTTATAACAGTACCCTCTGTGccagtataaatatatttttaatatgttaAATTAGTTAAATATACTACTTCCGTCCCAtactaactttattttttatttttctgtgtctaacgtttaaccgttcgtcttatttgaaaaaaattatacaaaaacttagaaaaattattcacccataaagtattattcatgttttatcatctagtaagaataaaaatattattcaaaaaaaatttaaataagatgaatagttaaaacattatataaaaaactgaaaaataatcttatttcgggacgtaAGTAGTATTCATTATTAAATAAGTAGATGGTAACGAAGTAAGAGGTAGATAAGAGTAAAATGTTTAGATATTTATATGTGAGatgattgataaaaaaaactaacactCCACAAATACACTTTTATAGAATCGTTTAAGTGATAGATATATGCTTATTATAAGAAATAGGTATAGTACtacgttaaaaaaaactttattttttttatgtcgaGCGCTAGatcatctatcttattttaaaatttattaaaaaatttaaaaaaatatcatgtataaattactatttatattttatcattttataataataaatgttaatcatatttttaataacataaagaataaaataaatttatttttggaaggGGAAGTAATCCCGTCCACAAAGAGTgcattttacaatatttatctttaatgtttaattattcgtctttttaaaaaagttttataattaatatttatgtgtgagtattttctaaaataacattaaataagataaaccgTTAAATATTAGCCACGAAAATCCACCGAGTTATATTAGTACCAATGCAAAAGGAGATATCCAACTGAGCTGGGTGCCATTGAACCCAACActgcctagctagctatagcgcCGCGACAAGCACGCAGTTTAGCTCGCTGCCCAGAGCCCTCACGTCACCTGTATGCTGCCATCCTGCAACGTACGCCCACGAGGCGGCCAcacccacccccccccccccccccccccccccccccccacttcACGCGCCCCGTCTACGCGGCaccccgcccgcgcccgcctccccCCCTCGACGTGTCCTCACGCCATGCACCTCCTCCCTATCCATATATGCATCCCccactccctccctccctcggtACGCGCACCCGCCTCGCTCCACTGCACGccgcacctcgccgccgccgccgcaactcCTTTTCCGTTCCAATCCCCCATATAAATCCCGGCATCCATCAGTGTCACAACGCAGACAAGAAGTACTAGAAGAATTAACATCATCACAGACACACGTCGGAGTGGTGCACATCGTTTGCAGGTTAATGGCGGCTCCTCGTGCcactgtgctgctgctgctgctcgtcaTGGTCGCGGTGGCGtcggcgtccggcggcggcacacgGGAGctgcggggcggcgcggcggggaggaAGGTGGGGGGAAGGACGGAGGTGATGGACGTGGAGGGGGACAGGGAGGTGCAGGAGCTGGGGCGCTTCTCCGTCGAGGAGCACAACCGCCGCCGGGACTGCTGCGGCGACGTCCGGCTGGAGTTCAGCAGGGTGGTCGCGGCGCAGCGCCAGGTCGTGTCCGGGCTCATGTACtacctccgcgtcgccgccgccgaggagggcgcggccgcggccgaccagaacggcggcggcgatcacCATGCTCGCGTGTACGACGCCGTCGTGGTCGTCAAGCCCTGGCTCGAGTCACGCACGCTGCTCACGTTCGCCCCGGCCGCGGACTCGTCGTAGCACGTCTCGACGGTCTCGTGCGCGGCAGTCCATCAGGCCTAAGTACGTACGTGTAAGAATAAAAGTGAACTCGCGTTCAGGTGAGGTGCAGATGGTGGTGCACTGCACGTATAGTGCTGATCCGTAGAGAGTATCAAAGTGTTGCGGCGGTAGATGTCTGTCCCCAAGGCTTTTTGTGTAGAGAATGGGAGAGTGTGGCGATAAAGTaatatattgttgtttttttttacttgttctCGGTGGCGGTTATATCATGGGGCTAGAAGGTCTCTAGTTCCTATTACCGATACTAGTATTATAGAGATATTTTTAAGCtccactaattttttttgtcataggtttatataaaagaatagtttttttttcaacccgACTAATGCTTTCTTCTCAATCTGCCCCTGCTTGTTCTTCTTGGCTTTTATTTGCTACCCACTCTACCACTCGCCACTGTTGAATGTTGTGATGATTAACAAACGGGCATTTCGCATTTGCTTCTTGACTGAGAACTAGGGCCTTGTCCATTTGTCCAATCGATTCTGAACTCTTAAGTAAATATCCACTTTCCTATTGCATgtcctataaatacttatcaaaaaattttaaaaaatatataaagataaattaataataaatatacaacTCCATAAACACTAACTCCtacaaattattaaaaaataataaatatgactataaatatacgtatactatttggagtttaaatttattattttttacaaattgtaGAAGCCATATTTAACTTtcacatatatcatattaatctatctctgtaaatcttttaaaaaaattataaatatttacgtGACATGAAATAGATAATGGGCGTCAGTTTAGAATCGAGGTCCGTTGtccatctgctgctgctgtgcaaAGCACGTAATACCACCCCAAGCAGAATCTCACTATTATGAGAGTTTTGCCGAAACAGTGCCGTAAAACCATCACCTTTGCTATTTGTCCCCCTCACTTTTCCTTC
This is a stretch of genomic DNA from Oryza brachyantha chromosome 1, ObraRS2, whole genome shotgun sequence. It encodes these proteins:
- the LOC102705976 gene encoding cysteine proteinase inhibitor 4-like, which encodes MAAPRATVLLLLLVMVAVASASGGGTRELRGGAAGRKVGGRTEVMDVEGDREVQELGRFSVEEHNRRRDCCGDVRLEFSRVVAAQRQVVSGLMYYLRVAAAEEGAAAADQNGGGDHHARVYDAVVVVKPWLESRTLLTFAPAADSS